CTTCCTTGAAACACACATGGTTCAGGGCGAATGGAATGCCTGTGTTTTCAAAAAAACAGATGATATTTCAGGTGTAATTGGAGGATAAATGCAACAGTATTTTGTAGCAGGACAAGCTCAAGATGTCGTTATAATCACGGATAAAGATACGATTAAGCATATGTTTAACGTTATGCGTTTGACAGAAAACGATGAAGTTGTCCTTGTCTTTGATGACCACGTGAAGCGTTTGGCAAAAGTCATTGATAGTGCTGAACACCGTTTTGAAATCATTGAAGAACTAGATAGCAATGTTGAATTGCCTATTGAGGTGACGATTGCTGCAGGATTTCCTAAGGGTGATAAATTGGAATTTCTAGCACAAAAAGGGACTGAACTTGGTATGGCAAAGCTCTGGGCATTTCCAGCGGATTGGTCAGTGGTCAAATGGGATGGAAAAAAATTAGCCAAAAAAGCTGATAAGCTGGCAAAAATCACACTAGGTGCTGCGAAACAAAGCAAACGTAATGTGATTCCAGAAGTCACTCTTTTTGAGAAAAAAGCAGCTTTTTTAGAAGAACTTGAGCAATTTGACAGGATTTTTATTGCTTATGAGGAATCAGGCAAGGAAGGTGAGACGGCTATTTTAGCGCGTGAATTGTCACAAATGAAAGCGGGAGAGAAAATTCTCTTTATCTTTGGACCAGAAGGCGGCATTTCGCCAGAAGAAATCGAAACATTTG
This sequence is a window from Streptococcus macedonicus ACA-DC 198. Protein-coding genes within it:
- the rsmE gene encoding Ribosomal RNA small subunit methyltransferase E, whose protein sequence is MQQYFVAGQAQDVVIITDKDTIKHMFNVMRLTENDEVVLVFDDHVKRLAKVIDSAEHRFEIIEELDSNVELPIEVTIAAGFPKGDKLEFLAQKGTELGMAKLWAFPADWSVVKWDGKKLAKKADKLAKITLGAAKQSKRNVIPEVTLFEKKAAFLEELEQFDRIFIAYEESGKEGETAILARELSQMKAGEKILFIFGPEGGISPEEIETFESKGGLKIGLGPRIMRAETAPLYALASISYALELMK